The region GCCGCCGGCACGCCTGCGCCAGGTCCAGCCCGCTGACCAGGCCGAGGCGGCTGGCCATGACTTGCAGCAGCATGGCCATGGCGCTGGCCATCGCCACCACCCACAGCAGGCGATAGCCATAGGCCGAGCCGCCGGCAAGATCGGTGGCCCAGTTGCCGGGATCCATATAGCCGACCGCGACCAGGTAGCCGGGTCCGGCAAAGCGCGCGAAGTCGCGCCACGCGTAGGCCGGCGGCGCGGCGGCGAGTTCGGGAGGCATCAGTCGGCAGGGTCAGTCGGGAGGCATCAGCGCACGGCTGGCGGCGCTACACCGGGGGCGGCAGCAGCCGCGCCAGCATGGACGCGGCGCCCGCCGCAACGATGAACAGGCCCACTGTCATGCGCACGGGATGACAGCGCCAGCGCCGCCAGAACCAGCCGTCTCGATCCATCGCCATTCTCCCGATGGGCCGGACCACCGCGGTGCCGGCAGACTTGGCGCGGCGCAAGGATCGTTCCTGCGCGGCAAAGCTGGCCATGCGCTCGCTGCGGCGCACGCGGTGCCTGCGTGGTAATTCCGGCGCTGCGCCAGCCATGCCGGCTTGCAAGCTTTACGCGCCGGCGCGCCGTGCGCCAGCGCGTGCGGAAAATCGTTGCAACCTACCGCGCCCAGCGCACCGACGAAGACCGTATCCGGGGCCTCCGCGCGCCTGTTGTGCGGCGAAGGCGTCTCGCCGCTGACCAGCAGGCCGGGCCGCGCAAGCGCACCGCGCAGCGGTGTCCAGGGGTCACTCCGGCAGCATGCGCCTCAGGCCTGCTCTTTGACCTGGCTCTCCAGTTCCACCAGCCGCTTCTTCAGCGCCCGCTCTTCCTGGAAGCGCGCGGTCTCGTCGCGGATCACCGCCACAATGCCGGTGATGGTGCCGGCGGCGTCCTTGAGCAGCGACACGGTGAAGGCGATCGACATCGCCTTGCCGTCCTTGCCGACCGCCGGCACCTTGAGCAGGTCATGGCCGTAGCGCGTGATGCCGGTGGCCATGGTCTTGTCATAGCCTTCCCAGTGCCGCCCGCGCAGGCGCTCGGGGATGATCAGGTCCAGCGACTGGCCCATCGCCTCTGCCTGGGTGAAGCCGAACATGCGCTCGGCCGCGGGATTCCACAGCGTGATGGCGCCCTTGGCGTCGGAGATGATGATGGCGTCGCCGATGGCGGACACCAGTTGCGCGTAGTCGATCTGCTCTGTCATGGGGATTCCCTCTCGTCATCTGCAAACGGCAGCGGCCTGGGGTCCGCCGGTGCCATCAAGGTAGCGTGCCACATCGCGGCGCCACAAGCAAAAACGCCGGAGCCCGCTGTGCGCGCGGCCCCGGCGTCGGCGCCGGCACGGGTGCCGGCGGGCGGCGTCAGATCACCTGGGACTCGCGCAGGCGCTTGATGTCGTCCGCGCCATAGCCCAGGCCGGCCAGCACCTCTTCGCTATGCTCGCCCAGCAGCGGCGACCCGGTGATCTCCGGCTTCAGGTCGGAGAACTTGATCGGGCTGCCCACCGTCAGGTAGCTGCCGCGCTCCTTGTGCGGCACCTCGGTGATGCTGCCGCTGGCACGCAGCGACGGATCGGCGGCGATTTCCTTCATCGACAGCACCGGCGCACAAGGGATGTCGAACTTGCGCAGGATGTCGACCGCCTCGTACTTGGTCTTGTCGGCCAGCCATTCCTCGATGGTGTTGAAGATGTCGAAGATGTGCGGCTGGCGCGCCTTGGCGGTGGCGTAGTTGGGATCGTCGATCCATTCCGGCTTGCCCAGCGCCTTGCAGATCGGCTCCCAGGCATGGCCCTGGATGGTGAAGTAGATATAGGCGTTGGGGTCGGTCTCCCAGCCCTTGCACTTCAGCACCCAGCCCGGCTGGCCGCCGCCGCCCGCATTGCCGCCGCGCGGCACCACGTCGCTGAAGGTGCCGTGCGGGTACTGCGGATACTCTTCCAGGTAGCCCAGGCGATCCAGGCGCTGCTGGTCGCGCAGCTTGACGCGGCACAGGTTCAGCACCGCATCCTGCATCGACACCGCCACCTTCTGGCCCTTGCCGGTCTTGTCGCGGCCGATCAGCGCGGTCAGGATGCCGATGGCCAGGTGCATGCCGGTGTTGGAATCGCCCAGCGCCGCGGCGGACACCGTCGGCGGGCCGTCCCAGAAGCCGGTGGTCGAGGCCGCGCCGCCGGCGCATTGCGCCACGTTCTCGTAGACCTTCAGGTCTTCATAGTGGTGGCCGTCGCTGAAGCCCTTGACCGAAGCCACGATCATCTTCGGGTTCAGTTCGTTGATGCGCTCCCACGAGAAGCCCATGCGGTCCAGCGCGCCCGGGCCGAAGTTCTCGACCAGCACATCCGACTCGCGGATCAGCTGCTCCAGGATCTTCTTGCCTTCCGGCTTCTTGGTGTCCAGCGTGAGCGAGCGCTTGTTGCTGTTGAGCATGGTGAAGTACAGCGCGTCGACATCCGGGATGTCGCGCAGCTGGGTGCGCGTCACGTCGCCGGAACCGGGACGCTCGACCTTGATCACGTCGGCGCCGAACCACGCCAGCAGCTGGGTGCAGGCGGGACCCGCCTGGACGTGCGTGAAGTCGATGATCTTGATGCCGTTGAGTGGGAGGTTCACGTTCGTCTCCTATTGGATTAGGGGGTGAAATTCGGTTGGGTTACTTCTTGGCCGAGCTTTGCGGATTCAGGTTGGTCAGGCGGCCGCTTTCGGTGCCGGCCGCCGGATCGATGACGGCGTTGACCAGCGTCGGCTTGCCCGAGCGCAGCGCTTCGTTCACCGCGGCCTCGAGTTCCGCCGGCGTGGTCACGTTGGCACCGACGCCGCCGAAGGCTTCCATCATCTTGTCGTAGCGCGCGCCCGGCACGAAGGTCGTGACCGCCGGGTCCTTGCCGCCGGTCGGGTTCACGTCGATGCCCTTGTAGACGCCGTTGTTGTTGAAGATGACGATGCAGACCGGCAGGTTGTAGCGGCAGATGGTCTCGACTTCCATGCCCGAGAAGCCGAAGGCACTGTCACCGCACAGCGCCAGCACCGGCTTGCCGGTCTCGACCGCCGCGGCCACCGCATACCCCATGCCTACGCCCATCACGCCCCAGGTACCCACGTCCAGGCGCTTGCGCGGCTCATACATGTCGATCACGGCACGGGCATAGTCCAGCGTGTTGGCGCCTTCGTTGACGAACGAGATGCCCGGGTTGGCCTTGACCACATCCTTGAGCACGCTCAGCGCGCCGTGGAAGTTCATCGGCGCGGCGTTCCTGGACTTGTCCAGGGTCTCGGCCATCTTCGCCAGGTTCTTGTCCTTGCGCTCGGCCACCGCGTTCAGCCACGCGGCGTCCGGCCGCGCAAAGTCGCTGCCGATCTTGCCGAGGATCGCCGACACGCAAGAGCCAATGTCCCCGACGACTGGCGCGGCGATGGCGACGTTGCTGTCCATCTCGGTCGGCGCGATGTCGATCTGGATGAACTGCTTCGGGCCGCCCCAGGTCTTGCCCTTGCCGTGCGACAGCAGCCAGTTCAGGCGCGCGCCGACCAGCATCACCACGTCGGCTTCCGCCAGCACATACGAGCGCGCGGCCGAGGCCGATTGCGGATGCGTATCGGGCAGCAGGCCCTTGGCCATCGACATCGGCAGGTACGGAATGCCGGTCTTCTCGACCAGCGCGCGGATATCGGCATCGGCGCGGGCGTACGCGGCACCCTTGCCCAGCAGGATCAGCGGGCGCCTGGCGCTCTTCAGCAGCGCGATGGCGCGGTCGACCGAGTCCGGTGCGGGCAGCTGGCGCGGGGCCGGGTCCACCACCTTGATCAGCGACTGCTTGCCCTTCTCCGCTTCCAGCGACTGCCCCAGCAGCTTGGCCGGCAGGTCGAGGTACACACCGCCCGGGCGGCCCGACACGGCGGCGCGAATCGCACGCGCGACGCCGACGCCGATGTCCTCGGCATGCAGCACACGGAACGCCGCCTTGGCGTGCGGACGGGCGATGGCCAACTGGTCCATCTCTTCGTAGTCACCCTGCTGCAGGTCGACGATCTCGCGCTCGCTCGAGCCGCTGATCAGGATCATCGGGAAGCAGTTGGTGGTCGCATGCGCCAGCGCGGTCAGCCCGTTGAGGAACCCGGGGGCAGAGACGGTCAGGCAGACGCCCGGCTTCTGCGTGAGAAAGCCCGCAATCGCCGCGGCGTTGCCGGCATTCTGCTCGTGGCGGAAGCTGATGACACGCATGCCGTTGGCCTGCGCCAGACGGGCCAGATCGGTGACCGGAATGCCGGGCAGGCCGTAGATGTTTTCGATGCCGTTCAGCTTCAGCGCGTCGATGACCAGATGAAACCCATCGGTTTGTGCCTGATGGGCTTCCGCGGCGTGACGCTGCAGCTCGTTTCCGACTTCTGCCATGGTTGCTTCCTTCTATGCAAATTGACTGGGGTGGGAATTTTTCTGACTCAGGCTGCCGCGGGTGTGCTCTGGGCCCGCTTCGCTACGACTTCCGACATGCTTGGTCTCCTTTTTGGACTGGTGTACGTGGTGCGCGGGGACTGTGCCCTGCTTCAGTCAGTTGCCGGCTGGTTCGACCGGTCTTGATGACATACGGTATGTGATATATCAGAGAACGGCAAGCTATTTTCCTGCTTCGCGGCAAACTTTCGTCAGTGCACCGCAGCAAACCTGGGCCGATCTGCCGGCAAACCTGCACGATCAGTCAAACATCCGCGCGATTTATTCCCAATTCGCACAGACGAGACCTCCCCGACCAGCGCAGTTTTCAAGCGAGTCGCCACGCCAGATATATTACATACAACGTTTTAGCGCACTTTGACGCCCGGATAAACCCGAGCGAGCTAACAACGTTTGCGGCCTGGTTGAATCCCGGGCCCCGGCAACGTCACCTTCAAGCGTCACCAGGGCACGGCAATGCCTGCCTATTCCCCACGCCTCGCCGAGGCGTTCGCGATCAGGCCTTCCTCCGGCATGGTTGCAGCCGATTGGCCCGTGATGAACCGTTTGCGCATCGGGGCCAGCACCAGCTTTGCAGACAGGCCTGCCGCGATCGTCACCACCGCCGCCACCGTGAATACCGCTTCCCAGCCGCCCCGCGCCGACAGGACGGACGCCAGCGGCACCAGCATCGCCGCGGTGCCCTTCGCGGTGTATAGCGTGCCGGCGTTGGCCGCGGCGAACTTGCTGCCGAAGGTGTCGGCGCACAGCGCCGGGAAGATCGAGAAAATCTCGCCCCAGAACAGGAACGTCAACGCAGCGAAGAACATGAACCAGTACGGGTTGTGCCCCAGCTGCATCAGCCCCAGCAGCGCCAGGCCCTCGCCGATGAAGATGACGAACATCGTGTTTTCGCGGCCGAACCGGTCCGACAGAAATCCGCACAGCGGCCGGGTGAAGCCGTTGCACAGGTTGTCGATCGACAGCGTCATCGTCAGCAGCGGCAAGGTCAGCCCTAGCAGCGTCACGGGCATCGAGGCAAAGCCGTAGTCCTTGGCGATCGGCCCCAGTTGCGCCGTCGCCATGATGCCGCCCGCCGCCACCGCGACAAAGCTGGCGTAGATCAGCCAGAACACCGGTGTCTTCACCATCTGCCCCGGCGTGTATTCCACCGGGTTGGTCAGCACCGCCTTCGCCGCCACCGCGCCCTTGGGCGGCGTGGGCTTCACCAGCAGCAGCGCCAGCACGAAGATACTGATTCCTTGCAGGATGCCGAAGAACAGGAAAGCCTTTTCATAGCCCGCGCTCTGGATCATGTTGGCGATCGGAATCACGGTAATCGCCGCCCCCGCCCCAAAGCCGGCCGCGGTCAGGCCGGCCGCCAGGCCGCGCTTGTCCGGGAACCACTTCAGCGCGTTGCCGACGCAGGTTCCGTAGACGCCGCCCGCGCCAATGCCCGCGATCACGGCGGCCACATACAGCTCCGGCAGCGTGGTCGCATACGCGTTCATCACCCACGCCAGCCCGGCGCAGATCGCCCCGCCCGCCACCACCGGGCGCGGCCCGAACTTGTCGACCAGCCAGCCTTCCAGCGGCACCAGCCAGGTCTCGGTCACGATGAAAATCGAAAATGCCACCTGGATCGCGGACGCGCCCCAGTGATGCCGGGCGTCCATCGGTGAGACGAACAGCGTCCAGCCGTACTGCAAATTCGCCACCAACCCCATGCACACCACACCGATTGCCAGCTGGATCCAGCGGTTCCGCAGCCCGCGGCCGTCCACGTCATCGCGACCGGCGGGGGCCGATGCTTCCCAATGCGCCATCTGTGTTGTCTCCTGATACGTTCTTGATTGCGCCCTGGCGGGCGCATCAGGGCTTTGTGGATTGCCCTGCTCGCAGTTGGACCGGCGCCTGGCATTGCGGCACGTGAAGTCGTGGATTGATGCTACCTGAAGCTTAATTTGACTAGTCTTAAAGTTTTTTATCGTTTCTATTCACAAGCCTTTATATAAAGCGGAACTGGCATGAATGGGCCGGCGCGCCGAACCAGGGTGCCGGAACGCAACAAGCCACCGCGGTCCGCCCGAAGCGGACCGCGGTGGCCTGGGAGCACCGATACGCGGCTCGGACAGGCACTCAGGCCGGCGCTTCCTCCAGCTGCCGCAGCAAGGCGTCGACACTGCCCTTGGCATCGCCAAACCACATGCGCGTGTTGTCCTTGTAGAACAGCGGGTTGTCCACGCCCGCGTAGCCCGCCGCCATGCTGCGCTTGGACACCACCACGGTCTTGGCCTTCCACACCTCCAGCACCGGCATGCCGGCAATCGGGCTGGCGGGGTCTTCCAGCGCCCCCGGGTTGACGATGTCGTTGGCGCCGACCACCAGCACCACGTCGGCCTTCTCGAAGTCGTCGTTGATCTCTTCCATTTCCAGCACGATGTCGTACGGCACGCGCGCCTCGGCCAGCAGCACGTTCATGTGGCCCGGCAGGCGGCCAGCCACAGGGTGGATGCCGAAGCGCACGTTGACGCCCTGCGCCCGCAGGCGCCGCGCGATCTCGCTGATGGTGCCCTGCGCCTGCGCCACCGCCATGCCGTACCCCGGCACGATGATGACCTCGTTCGCGTCCTTCAGCAGGCTGCTGACTTCCTCGCTCGACACCGGCAGCACCTCGCCCTGCTCGGCCGCCGCGCCCTGCGCCTGCACCGCGCCGAAGCCGCCCAGGATCACCGACAGGAACTTGCGGTTCATCGCCTTGCACATGATGTAGCTGAGGATGGCGCCGCTCGACCCCACCAGCGCGCCGGTGATGATCAGCAGGTCGTTGCCGAGCATGAAGCCGGTCGCCGCCGCCGCCCAGCCGGAGTAGCTGTTGAGCATCGACACCACCACCGGCATGTCTGCGCCGCCGATGGCCAGCACCAGGTGCGCCCCGACCAGCAGCGCGATCACCGTCATCGCGGCCAGCGGCACCAGCCCCTGCTGCGGATCCGGCGCGCTGAGGAAGGCATAGCCCAGCCACACGCACACCAGCAGCGCGCCGGCGTTGAGCACATGCCGCCCCGGCAGCAGCATCGGCTTGCCGCCCATGGTGCCCTGCAGCTTGAGGAAGGCGATGATCGACCCGGTGAAGGTGACCGCGCCGATCAGGATGCCGAGGTAGGTCTCGACCTCATGGATCGCCTTCTCGACGCCGCCAAGCGTGGTCGGCTCCAGGTAGTTGGCATAGCCGACCAGCACCGCGGCCAGGCCGACGAAGCTGTGCAGCACCGCCACCAGCTGCGGCATCTGCGTCATCTCGACGCGTTTGGCCAGCATGGCCCCGGCGATGCCGCCCACCACCATCGCCACGATGATGATGGCGATGCCGTCGGGACTGCCAGCCAGCACCGTGGTCAGGACCGCGATCACCATGCCGGCGATGCCGAGCATGTTGCCGCGCCGCGCGGTGGCGGGATGGCTCAGTCCGCTCAGGCTGAGGATGAACAGCGCGCTGGCGGCGAGGTAAGCGATATTGCTGATTCCGGATGGCATGGTTCTCTCCCTGGCCTTAGTCGCGCTGGAACATCTTCAGCATGCGCTGCGTCACCAGGAACCCCCCGGCGATATTGATGGTGGCCACCAGCACCGCGCAGCCCGCGATCACCGCCGTCAGCAGCGACGGCTTGCCCAGCTGCACCAGCGCCCCCACCACGATGATCCCGCTGATGGCATTGGTCACGCTCATCAGCGGCGTGTGCAGCGCCGCGGTGACGTTCCACACCACCTGGTAGCCGACGAAGATCGCCAGCACGAACACCGTGAAATGCGCCATGAAGTCGGGTGGCGCGACCGCCCCCAGTCCCAGCAGCGCAGCGGCGGCCAGTGCCAGGGCAACCACCGTCGTGCCGGTGCGGCTGCGCGGCGGCTCGACCTCGGACGGCACCGGGACCTCCGCCGGCACCTGCTGCTGCGGTACCGCCACCGTCAGCGGCGGCGGCGGCCACGTCACCGCGCCCTGGTGCAGCACGGTCGCGCCGCGAATCATCTCGTCGTCCATGTCCACCACCAGCTGGCCGTCCTTGCCGGGCGTCAGCTCGCTCAGCAGGTGGCGGATATTGGTGCCATAGAGCTGGCTCGCCTGCGCCGCCATGCGGCTGGGCAGGTCGGTATAGCCGATGATGGTGACGCCGTCGCGGCGCACGCTTTCGCCGGGCACGGTCAGCACGCAGTTGCCGCCCTGCTCGGCGGCCAGGTCCACCACCACGCTGCCGGCGCGCATCAGCGCGACGGTGCCGGCCTCGAGCAGCCTGGGTGCCGGCTTGCCCGGGATCAGCGCGGTGGTGATGATGATGTCGACCTCGCGCGCCTGCTCGGCAAAGAGGCGCATCTCCGCTTCGATGAAGGCGGTGCTCATCTCCTTGGCGTATCCGCCGCTGCCGCTGCCGTCTTCTTCGATCTCGACGGTGAGGAATTCAGCGCCAAGGCTCTCGATCTGCTGGCGCACCACCGGCCGCGTATCGAAAGCGCG is a window of Cupriavidus taiwanensis LMG 19424 DNA encoding:
- a CDS encoding Re/Si-specific NAD(P)(+) transhydrogenase subunit alpha, with the protein product MPMTIGVPREVHPGERRVAATPDSVRELLKLGYQVVVETGAGQEASFSDDDYRAAGAAIVDAASLWASVDVVVKVRPPQVHPSLGVEEAALLKKHATLIGFVWPAQQMPMLERLAQRGATVLAMDCVPRISRAQKLDALSSMANMAGYRAVIEAAHAFGRPFAGQITAAGKIPPARVLVIGAGVAGLAAIGAARSLGAVVRAFDTRPVVRQQIESLGAEFLTVEIEEDGSGSGGYAKEMSTAFIEAEMRLFAEQAREVDIIITTALIPGKPAPRLLEAGTVALMRAGSVVVDLAAEQGGNCVLTVPGESVRRDGVTIIGYTDLPSRMAAQASQLYGTNIRHLLSELTPGKDGQLVVDMDDEMIRGATVLHQGAVTWPPPPLTVAVPQQQVPAEVPVPSEVEPPRSRTGTTVVALALAAAALLGLGAVAPPDFMAHFTVFVLAIFVGYQVVWNVTAALHTPLMSVTNAISGIIVVGALVQLGKPSLLTAVIAGCAVLVATINIAGGFLVTQRMLKMFQRD
- a CDS encoding PAS domain-containing protein, with translation MTEQIDYAQLVSAIGDAIIISDAKGAITLWNPAAERMFGFTQAEAMGQSLDLIIPERLRGRHWEGYDKTMATGITRYGHDLLKVPAVGKDGKAMSIAFTVSLLKDAAGTITGIVAVIRDETARFQEERALKKRLVELESQVKEQA
- the oxlT gene encoding oxalate/formate MFS antiporter encodes the protein MAHWEASAPAGRDDVDGRGLRNRWIQLAIGVVCMGLVANLQYGWTLFVSPMDARHHWGASAIQVAFSIFIVTETWLVPLEGWLVDKFGPRPVVAGGAICAGLAWVMNAYATTLPELYVAAVIAGIGAGGVYGTCVGNALKWFPDKRGLAAGLTAAGFGAGAAITVIPIANMIQSAGYEKAFLFFGILQGISIFVLALLLVKPTPPKGAVAAKAVLTNPVEYTPGQMVKTPVFWLIYASFVAVAAGGIMATAQLGPIAKDYGFASMPVTLLGLTLPLLTMTLSIDNLCNGFTRPLCGFLSDRFGRENTMFVIFIGEGLALLGLMQLGHNPYWFMFFAALTFLFWGEIFSIFPALCADTFGSKFAAANAGTLYTAKGTAAMLVPLASVLSARGGWEAVFTVAAVVTIAAGLSAKLVLAPMRKRFITGQSAATMPEEGLIANASARRGE
- the pntB gene encoding Re/Si-specific NAD(P)(+) transhydrogenase subunit beta, translated to MPSGISNIAYLAASALFILSLSGLSHPATARRGNMLGIAGMVIAVLTTVLAGSPDGIAIIIVAMVVGGIAGAMLAKRVEMTQMPQLVAVLHSFVGLAAVLVGYANYLEPTTLGGVEKAIHEVETYLGILIGAVTFTGSIIAFLKLQGTMGGKPMLLPGRHVLNAGALLVCVWLGYAFLSAPDPQQGLVPLAAMTVIALLVGAHLVLAIGGADMPVVVSMLNSYSGWAAAATGFMLGNDLLIITGALVGSSGAILSYIMCKAMNRKFLSVILGGFGAVQAQGAAAEQGEVLPVSSEEVSSLLKDANEVIIVPGYGMAVAQAQGTISEIARRLRAQGVNVRFGIHPVAGRLPGHMNVLLAEARVPYDIVLEMEEINDDFEKADVVLVVGANDIVNPGALEDPASPIAGMPVLEVWKAKTVVVSKRSMAAGYAGVDNPLFYKDNTRMWFGDAKGSVDALLRQLEEAPA
- the oxc gene encoding oxalyl-CoA decarboxylase — encoded protein: MAEVGNELQRHAAEAHQAQTDGFHLVIDALKLNGIENIYGLPGIPVTDLARLAQANGMRVISFRHEQNAGNAAAIAGFLTQKPGVCLTVSAPGFLNGLTALAHATTNCFPMILISGSSEREIVDLQQGDYEEMDQLAIARPHAKAAFRVLHAEDIGVGVARAIRAAVSGRPGGVYLDLPAKLLGQSLEAEKGKQSLIKVVDPAPRQLPAPDSVDRAIALLKSARRPLILLGKGAAYARADADIRALVEKTGIPYLPMSMAKGLLPDTHPQSASAARSYVLAEADVVMLVGARLNWLLSHGKGKTWGGPKQFIQIDIAPTEMDSNVAIAAPVVGDIGSCVSAILGKIGSDFARPDAAWLNAVAERKDKNLAKMAETLDKSRNAAPMNFHGALSVLKDVVKANPGISFVNEGANTLDYARAVIDMYEPRKRLDVGTWGVMGVGMGYAVAAAVETGKPVLALCGDSAFGFSGMEVETICRYNLPVCIVIFNNNGVYKGIDVNPTGGKDPAVTTFVPGARYDKMMEAFGGVGANVTTPAELEAAVNEALRSGKPTLVNAVIDPAAGTESGRLTNLNPQSSAKK
- the frc gene encoding formyl-CoA transferase; this encodes MNLPLNGIKIIDFTHVQAGPACTQLLAWFGADVIKVERPGSGDVTRTQLRDIPDVDALYFTMLNSNKRSLTLDTKKPEGKKILEQLIRESDVLVENFGPGALDRMGFSWERINELNPKMIVASVKGFSDGHHYEDLKVYENVAQCAGGAASTTGFWDGPPTVSAAALGDSNTGMHLAIGILTALIGRDKTGKGQKVAVSMQDAVLNLCRVKLRDQQRLDRLGYLEEYPQYPHGTFSDVVPRGGNAGGGGQPGWVLKCKGWETDPNAYIYFTIQGHAWEPICKALGKPEWIDDPNYATAKARQPHIFDIFNTIEEWLADKTKYEAVDILRKFDIPCAPVLSMKEIAADPSLRASGSITEVPHKERGSYLTVGSPIKFSDLKPEITGSPLLGEHSEEVLAGLGYGADDIKRLRESQVI